A stretch of Bubalus bubalis isolate 160015118507 breed Murrah chromosome 19, NDDB_SH_1, whole genome shotgun sequence DNA encodes these proteins:
- the RPL26L1 gene encoding 60S ribosomal protein L26-like 1 — protein MGMEHCFLSALAQQGSLTSVHTRAPSELGGPSTNTMKFNPFVTSDRSKNRKRHFNAPSHVRRKIMSSPLSKELRQKYNVRSMPIRKDDEVQVVRGHYKGQQIGKVVQVYRKKYVIYIERVQREKANGTTVHVGIHPSKVVITRLKLDKDRKKILERKAKSRQVGKEKGKYKEELIEKMQE, from the exons ATGGGAATGGagcattgttttctttctgcGCTTGCGCAGCAAGGAAGCCTCACTTCCGTCCATACGCGCGCACCGTCTGAACTCGGCGGTCCCTCG ACGAACACGATGAAGTTCAACCCCTTCGTGACCTCGGACCGCAGCAAAAACCGCAAACGTCATTTCAATGCCCCCTCCCACGTGCGCAGGAAAATCATGTCGTCTCCACTCTCCAAGGAGCTGCGACAGAAGTACAACGTCCGCTCCATGCCCATCCGCAAGGACGACGAGGTCCAG GTGGTTCGAGGACACTACAAAGGTCAGCAAATTGGCAAGGTAGTCCAGGTGTATAGAAAGAAGTACGTCATCTACATTGAACGGGTGCAGCGTGAGAAGGCTAACGGCACGACTGTCCACGTGGGCATTCACCCCAGCAAG GTGGTCATCACCAGGCTAAAACTGGACAAAGATCGGAAAAAAATTCTTGAACGCAAAGCCAAATCTCGACAGgttgggaaagagaaaggaaaatataaggaGGAACTTATTGAGAAAATGCAGGAATGA